A genomic region of Kluyveromyces marxianus DMKU3-1042 DNA, complete genome, chromosome 5 contains the following coding sequences:
- the SNF2 gene encoding SWI/SNF catalytic subunit SNF2, producing MESEFSPPRREYTREEINRCYLRWQQLRNEHGANVESMKEYQYYTAVLRMAAKQQQQRQAQAQAQAQQGSQGPQASYGSPNGGGNGAPNGAPNGVPNGMPTPGSNNNASNGMGMGMGMGMNMNMGMNMGATRNGAAGMAPSPAAAAAAPVPPTQPTQPAQPVQAAAAAAAANTPSSTHSNPANTAATASSASRSLFTDEQSLLLKAQIQSLKIMANHMAVPPEIMMVIDRSLTNLPDFKSILLALSADLQAHNNGGATTGATTGTGTSTRQQQQQQQQQQPQASPPVRNQQAAAAAAQQAQSPPTIQRVAKQPVQSPAAAAGAVAGAVAGTERQVPMGKQSPMANQIPSASQAPATPVIETPAPAPAPAPAPAPAPAPAPAPAPAPAPAPAPIPVKDQEPPKQEPPVLLSTYKQQHKDIEKFEDVSSPFIMADCFSYPDQGIPSSTPPINYTDLLNQQFLSIIPSLLPTGLDPRSAMEIYQTLIALDLDTSLDYCLQQLLQNPDTNSNSDSKTRENLILDYNAMQLLPLQKAIRGYVLSFEWYQSTLLTNIHPNFLSKNRSLNIQDALLTRELFRARELQRYKKQQMEKTYKLNAVLERCKSLHDARIDSKAQRVKLGHRLINLHANLEKEEQKRIERNAKQRLQALKANDEEAYIKLLDQTKDTRITHLLKQTNAFLDSLTKAVKDQQSFTKDKIESHIDTKELSEDIIGDRNQNSDSDSDSDSEDMEREKIDYYEVAHKIKEEVKQQPSILVGGTLKEYQLKGLQWMVSLFNNHLNGILADEMGLGKTIQTISLLTYLYEKKGIHGPFLVIVPLSTLTNWNAEFDKWAPTLRKIAFKGPPTERKPKQAAIKNREFDVVLTTFEYIIKERPLLSKIKWVHTIIDEGHRMKNAQSKLSLTLNTYYHSDYRLILTGTPLQNNLPELWALLNFVLPKIFNSVKSFDEWFNTPFANTGGQDKIALSEEETLLIIRRLHKVLRPFLLRRLKKDVEKELPDKVEKVLKCKMSALQHKLYQQMLKHRRLFIFDDSTHQKFSSSRGFNNQIMQLRKICNHPFVFEEVEDQLNPTRETNDNIWRSAGKFELLERILPKFRATGHRVLIFFQMTQVMDIMEDFLRYLDMKYLRLDGHTKSDDRTTLLNTFNAPDSEYFCFLLSTRAGGLGLNLQTADTVIIFDTDWNPHQDLQAQDRAHRIGQKNEVRILRLITDNSVEEAILDKAHAKLDIDGKVIQAGKFDNKSTAEEQEALLRQLLEAEEEEKKRRELGLEEDEQLDDNELNEILARNEDELKAFQEIDAKRIRTQMENGITSRLMENSELPECYNVDIEAKLAEEEQQKVFVGGRGNRERKTTHYSEDLSEEQWLKQFEISDNEDDEGGPKRRRTRTADSANNAKRVKLESPSSSSSSTTTTMATGANNNEAEGQAEGQVDSSAATGATPDGVAAAANENTPKLETGDSNGTDVKQHGNTTGGKTSAKTAKKTSKGRKKTSSNTRRNGRNYLRSIDKNAKPLKERQDISKKARELYDYAVYYRNSDDRRLSDIFLVKPSKRLYPDYYLLIKYPAAFENVMKHIEMNAYDSLKQVVEDFHLIFANARIYNTEDSIIFKDSLELEDAVIKKYKEMTNDTEEMDFTEFDEEYATPPLVPPSTIA from the coding sequence ATGGAAAGTGAGTTCAGTCCTCCAAGACGGGAGTATACGCGGGAGGAGATCAACCGGTGCTACCTCCGGTGGCAGCAGCTTCGAAATGAGCACGGGGCGAATGTGGAGTCGATGAAGGAGTACCAGTACTACACTGCGGTGTTGCGGATGGCTGcgaagcagcagcagcagcgacAGGCGCAGGCGCAGGCGCAGGCTCAACAGGGGTCTCAGGGACCACAGGCGAGCTATGGCTCGCCAAATGGTGGTGGGAATGGGGCTCCCAATGGGGCTCCCAATGGGGTTCCCAATGGGATGCCTACTCCAggtagtaataataacgCGTCAAATggcatgggcatgggcatgggcatgggtatgaatatgaatatgGGTATGAACATGGGTGCTACAAGGAATGGTGCTGCTGGAATGGCGCCATctccagcagcagcagcagcagcacctGTTCCACCAACTCAACCAACTCAACCAGCCCAACCGGTCcaggcagcagcagcagcagctgctgcAAATACGCCTTCCAGTACCCACTCCAACCCAGCAAATACAGCAGCCACCGCGTCTTCGGCGTCCCGGTCTTTGTTCACCGACGAACAATCGCTTCTCTTGAAAGCCCAGATCCAATCTCTCAAGATCATGGCCAACCACATGGCCGTACCGCCAGAAATCATGATGGTCATCGACAGATCGTTGACCAACCTCCCGGACTTTAAGTCCATCTTACTTGCATTGAGCGCTGACTTACAAGCGCATAACAACGGTGGTGCTACTACTGGTGCTACTACTGGCACTGGCACAAGTACTagacagcagcagcagcagcagcaacaacagcagccACAGGCTTCTCCACCTGTACGGAATCAGCAggcggcagcagcagcggccCAGCAGGCGCAATCGCCTCCTACCATTCAAAGAGTTGCCAAACAGCCTGTGCAATctccagcagcagcagcagggGCAGTGGCAGGGGCAGTGGCCGGGACGGAAAGACAAGTTCCAATGGGAAAACAGTCTCCAATGGCAAACCAGATCCCATCGGCTAGCCAAGCTCCAGCCACGCCTGTAATAGAAACgccagctccagctccagctccagctccagctccagctccagctccagctccagctccagctccagctccagctccagctcccGCTCCCGCTCCCATTCCCGTAAAGGACCAAGAACCTCCAAAACAAGAACCACCAGTGCTTCTTTCAACCTACAAGCAGCAGCACAAGGATATAGAAAAATTCGAGGACGTCTCTTCCCCCTTCATCATGGCCGATTGTTTCTCGTACCCAGATCAAGGAATACCCAGTTCGACCCCTCCAATCAACTATACAGACCTCCTAAACCAGCAGTTCCTCTCAATAATACCCAGTCTGCTACCAACAGGTCTAGACCCCAGATCGGCAATGGAGATATACCAAACTCTAATAGCTCTCGATTTGGATACCTCGTTGGACTATTGTCTACAACAGCTTTTGCAAAATCCAGATACTAATTCCAATTCTGATTCAAAGACAAGGGAAAATCTGATCTTGGACTATAATGCAATGCAACTACTGCCTTTACAAAAGGCAATCAGAGGTTACGTGCTTTCCTTTGAGTGGTACCAAAGCACTTTGCTTACAAATATCCACCCCAACTTCCTATCCAAGAACCGTAGCTTGAACATCCAGGACGCGTTGCTGACAAGAGAACTGTTCAGAGCCAGAGAATTACAACGGTACAAGAAGCAACAGATGGAGAAAACTTACAAGTTGAACGCTGTCTTGGAACGCTGCAAATCCCTGCACGACGCAAGAATAGATTCCAAAGCCCAACGAGTCAAGTTGGGACACAGGCTAATTAATTTACACGCCAATttggagaaagaggaacaaaagagaatCGAAAGAAACGCCAAGCAACGTTTACAAGCTTTGAAGGccaatgatgaagaagcatATATTAAATTATTAGACCAGACCAAGGATACAAGAATTACACACTTGTTAAAGCAAACAAATGCGTTCTTGGATTCCTTGACTAAAGCAGTCAAGGATCAACAATCTTTCACCAAGGATAAGATCGAATCTCACATTGACACCAAGGAACTAAGCGAAGATATCATCGGCGATCGCAACCAAAATAGCGATTCAGATTCGGATTCCGACTCAGAAGATATGGAGCGTGAAAAGATTGATTATTACGAAGTTGCTCACAAGATTAAGGAAGAAGTGAAACAGCAACCCTCGATCCTTGTAGGCGGTActttgaaagaatatcaacTCAAGGGTTTACAATGGATGGTTTCGCTATTCAACAACCACTTGAACGGTATCCTAGCAGATGAGATGGGTCTTGGTAAGACCATTCAAACCATCTCTTTGCTAACGTATTTGTACGAGAAGAAAGGTATCCATGGTCCATTCTTGGTTATCGTTCCGTTATCTACGTTGACTAACTGGAACGCCGAGTTTGACAAATGGGCTCCAACGCTAAGGAAAATTGCGTTCAAGGGTCCACCAACTGAACGTAAACCGAAACAAGCCGCTATCAAGAACCGAGAATTTGACGTGGTGCTAACAACTTTCGAATATATTATCAAAGAGCGTCCGTTGTTATCCAAGATTAAATGGGTACACACGATCATAGATGAAGGTCATAGAATGAAGAATGCACAATCCAAACTTTCTTTAACGTTGAACACTTACTATCACTCTGATTACCGTTTAATCTTGACCGGTACCCCATTGCAAAATAATTTGCCAGAACTTTGGGCTCTATTGAACTTTGTGCTACCAAAGATTTTCAACTCTGTCAAATCCTTTGATGAATGGTTCAATACTCCGTTTGCCAACACTGGTGGCCAGGATAAGATTGCCTTAAGCGAAGAAGAGACGTTGTTGATCATTAGAAGATTGCATAAAGTGTTAAGACCTTTCTTGCTCCGTCGTTTAAAGAAGGATGTTGAGAAGGAGTTGCCGGATAAGGTGGAGAAAGTGCTCAAGTGTAAGATGAGTGCTTTGCAGCATAAGCTCTACCAACAAATGTTGAAGCATCGTCGtctcttcatctttgaCGACTCAACGCACCAGAAGTTCTCTAGTTCTCGTGGGTTCAACAACCAGATCATGCAATTAAGAAAGATTTGTAACCATCCATttgtctttgaagaagtggaaGACCAGCTAAACCCTACCAGAGAAACAAATGACAATATCTGGAGAAGTGCCGGTAAATTCGAATTGTTGGAACGTATTTTACCGAAATTCAGGGCAACTGGCCACAGAGTATTGATCTTTTTCCAAATGACCCAAGTGATGGATATCATGGAGGATTTCTTGAGGTACTTGGACATGAAATACTTGAGATTGGACGGTCATACGAAATCAGATGATCGTACCACTTTGTTGAACACGTTTAACGCTCCAGACTCTGAGTATTTCTGTTTCCTTCTTTCGACAAGGGCCGGTGGTTTGGGTTTGAACTTGCAAACTGCAGATACGGTTATTATCTTTGACACGGATTGGAATCCTCATCAGGATTTACAAGCTCAAGATAGAGCTCACAGAATTGGTCAAAAGAACGAAGTGCGTATTCTTAGATTGATTACAGATAACTCCGTGGAAGAGGCCATTCTCGACAAAGCGCATGCCAAGTTGGACATTGATGGTAAAGTTATTCAAGCTGGTAAGTTCGATAACAAATCGACTGCCGAAGAGCAAGAGGCACTATTGAGACAACTATTGGAagcggaagaagaagagaagaagaggcGTGAATTGGGGTTGGAAGAAGACGAGCAACTTGATGATAATGAGTTAAATGAAATCTTGGCAAGAAACGAAGATGAACTCAAAGCGTTCCAAGAGATAGATGCAAAGAGAATCAGAACTCAAATGGAAAATGGTATCACTAGTAGGCTAATGGAAAACTCGGAGTTGCCCGAATGCTATAATGTTGATATAGAAGCCAAACTagcggaagaagaacagcaAAAGGTTTTCGTTGGTGGTAGAGGTAACCGTGAAAGGAAAACCACTCACTATTCAGAAGACTTGTCTGAGGAACAATGGTTGAAACAGTTTGAAATCAGTGAcaacgaagatgatgaaggtggtccaaaaagaagaagaactagaaCAGCCGATAGTGCTAATAATGCTAAGAGGGTTAAACTTGAATCACCATCctcatcgtcgtcgtcgacgacgacgacgatggCAACAGGAGCTAATAACAACGAAGCAGAGGGCCAAGCTGAAGGTCAAGTTGACTCTTCTGCTGCCACTGGTGCTACTCCTGATGGTGTTGCTGCCGCCGCTAATGAAAATACTCCAAAGCTAGAAACAGGAGATTCCAATGGAACTGACGTTAAGCAGCACGGCAACACTACTGGTGGTAAAACATCTGCAAAGACGGCAAAGAAGACTAGTAAAGGTAGAAAGAAGACGTCGTCAAACACTCGTAGGAACGGCAGAAACTACCTGAGGTCAATAGACAAGAATGCCAAGCCTTTAAAGGAGAGGCAAGACATTAGTAAGAAAGCCCGTGAGTTGTACGATTATGCGGTTTACTATAGAAATTCAGACGACAGAAGACTCTCTGATATATTCCTTGTCAAGCCATCTAAGAGGCTTTACCCAGACTACTACTTATTGATTAAGTACCCAGCCGCATTCGAAAATGTTATGAAACACATAGAAATGAACGCCTACGATTCGCTTAAGCAAGTGGTTGAGGATTTCCATTTAATTTTTGCCAATGCCAGGATTTATAACACGGAGGATTCGATTATCTTTAAGGattctttggaattggagGATGCTGTAATTAAAAAGTACAAAGAAATGACAAACGATACTGAGGAGATGGATTTCACAGAGTTTGATGAAGAGTATGCTACTCCTCCTCTAGTCCCTCCATCTACCATTGCATAA
- the TAF7 gene encoding TATA-binding protein-associated factor TAF7 produces the protein MGPTIRISKPKEPESKEGNEPKLKKIKLKTAGNNTQAKPAPKIKLKLKKRETKIEKEASPNAAKPIKLKINLKKRDDVQQTASHSQSQSHQQTQQRKGGAVVKTPKFRIKPVRVPGEGYDSEASDVEDDPLIEEGIILRVLPDLSAEFVKNSIESGDYSGVSIKWKGERHAVVKVNNVQYGAVLVDLPSIIEVNKSVDRRNLLKTFDVSQMLICVDTINKEEDVFALQVSDTEDLTKKHFEEYSKEILEQRKQQLRGYNGGPLTDAESKNIDQIINKGYDYKHGITPPLYNARNRRFRHKMGPTEFDYVERTVERLLKQDAEAEEFGYELVSEDSLPQQRSTSAVSISQYEQMDEDDHIMDSMDTTINIKPQTSQQQQHAHSSHVKQHHGVAGEDDDHEEDLELELEQALQVEASDNGIADESGSSSGGGSAAAATAAAATSASAGSAPEQGQLLEETGDDVEQDNGEDDEDEDEDEDEDEDEGEEEEIDDGVSGSGNMSSSNGTSGVMSRGSVNKPVDEAAQHAELLRDELRELESTLELNRGKASKTTNPLLKTRFLESIKKLEKEVELKRKQLGEATGEEISSTGEENSNTDAGQGRGQDRDGKAHNNLGQDGTSAAGISDHKGSSGANSNAVSGAGGAGARTSTGTANAGAGFEPDDDDDDDDMGFDDDDDDDDEDQDQDQDQDQEEPRQPTEELDQDDMDMMLLFGADND, from the coding sequence ATGGGTCCTACAATCAGGATAAGCAAGCCAAAGGAGCCAGAATCAAAGGAAGGTAATGAACcgaaattgaagaagataaagcTTAAGACAGCAGGAAATAACACGCAAGCAAAACCTGCTCCCAAAATTaagctgaagctgaaaaaaagagaaacgAAAATCGAGAAAGAAGCAAGTCCCAATGCAGCTAAACCGATCAAACTAAAGATTAACctaaagaagagagatgaCGTGCAACAAACGGCATCACATTCACAGTCCCAGTCTCATCAACAGACGCAACAGCGTAAGGGTGGTGCAGTAGTGAAGACTCCTAAATTCAGAATAAAGCCGGTACGAGTTCCAGGTGAAGGGTACGATTCTGAAGCCAGCGATGTGGAAGACGACCCATTGATTGAGGAAGGTATTATTCTTCGAGTGTTACCAGACTTGAGTGCAGAGTTTGTGAAGAACTCTATTGAAAGTGGCGATTATTCTGGAGTAAGCATAAAATGGAAGGGTGAAAGACATGCGGTAGTGAAGGTGAACAATGTTCAGTACGGGGCTGTATTGGTAGATTTACCGAGTATTATCGAAGTGAACAAGAGTGTTGATAGAAGGAATTTGCTCAAGACATTTGATGTGAGCCAAATGCTAATATGTGTTGATACTATAAACAAGGAGGAGGATGTATTTGCACTGCAAGTAAGCGATACAGAGGATCTCACGAAGAAGcactttgaagaatacaGCAAGGAGATTCTTGAGCAGCGGAAGCAGCAGCTAAGAGGGTACAATGGGGGTCCCTTAACGGATGCCGAGAGCAAGAATATAGATCAAATTATAAACAAGGGCTATGATTACAAGCACGGTATAACGCCCCCATTATACAATGCACGGAACCGTCGTTTCAGGCACAAGATGGGGCCTACGGAGTTTGACTATGTGGAGCGTACTGTGGAGAGATTGCTAAAGCAAGACGCGGAAGCGGAAGAGTTTGGGTATGAATTGGTGAGCGAGGATTCCCTTCCACAGCAGAGGTCTACCAGTGCGGTAAGCATATCACAGTATGAGCAGATGGACGAAGACGATCACATTATGGATTCGATGGACACTACGATCAATATCAAACCGCAAACATcgcagcaacaacagcatgCGCACTCGAGCCATGTCAAGCAGCACCATGGGGTTGCTGGCGAAGACGACGACCATGAGGAGGATCTtgaattagaattagaacAGGCATTACAAGTGGAAGCCAGCGACAACGGTATTGCCGATGAaagcggcagcagcagcggcgGCGGCAGCGCAGCTGCAGctacagcagcagcagcaacttCAGCTTCAGCTGGCTCAGCTCCAGAACAAGGACAATTGCTCGAGGAGACAGGAGACGACGTGGAGCAAGATAACGGAGAGgacgatgaggatgaggacGAAGATGAGGACGAGGACGAAGACGAaggagaagaggaagagatCGATGACGGTGTAAGTGGCTCTGGAAACATGTCGAGTTCGAACGGTACGTCTGGAGTGATGTCGCGGGGCAGTGTGAACAAGCCGGTGGACGAGGCCGCGCAACACGCCGAGCTCTTGCGTGACGAACTCCGGGAGTTAGAGAGCACGCTAGAGTTGAACCGTGGCAAGGCAAGCAAGACTACGAATCCGTTGTTAAAGACGAGATTTTTGGAGAGCATCAAGAAGCTCGAGAAAGAGGTGGAGCTCAAGCGCAAGCAGCTAGGGGAGGCCACTGGCGAAGAAATATCCAGCACTGGCGAAGAAAATTCCAACACTGACGCAGGTCAAGGTCGTGGTCAAGACCGAGATGGAAAGGCCCACAACAACCTGGGCCAAGACGGTACGAGTGCGGCCGGAATATCGGACCACAAGGGCTCAAGCGGTGCCAATAGCAACGCAGTAAGTGGTGCAGGCGGTGCTGGCGCAAGAACAAGCACAGGCACAGCTAATGCTGGTGCCGGCTTTGAGCCggacgatgacgacgacgacgacgataTGGGCTttgacgacgacgacgatgacgacgatgaagaCCAGGACCAGGACCAAGACCAGGACCAAGAAGAGCCAAGACAACCTACTGAGGAGTTGGACCAAGACGACATGGACATGATGTTGCTATTTGGCGCAGACAACGACTAA
- the ORA1 gene encoding oxidoreductase — MSQGRRAAERLQNKTIFITGASAGIGEATALEYLDAANGNVKLVLAARRLSKLQALKDKIAAEYPEAKVYIGELDVTETEKIKPFIQGLPEEFKDIDILINNAGKALGVDPVGAIDSEDIKGMIDTNVLGLINVTQAVLPIFKAKNSGDIVNLGSVAGREAYPNGSIYCATKHAVRAFTQSLRKELINTKIRVIEIAPGNVETEFSYVRYKGDTDAAKKVYKGTTPLYADDIADLIVYATSRKQNTVIADVLVFATNQASPYHIYRGE; from the coding sequence ATGTCTCAAGGTAGAAGAGCTGCAGAAAGAttacaaaacaaaaccatTTTCATTACTGGTGCATCTGCCGGTATTGGTGAAGCCACAGCTCTAGAGTATTTGGATGCTGCTAACGGTAACGTGAAGTTAGTTTTGGCTGCTAGAAGACTTTCGAAGTTGCAAGCTTTGAAGGATAAGATTGCAGCTGAATACCCAGAAGCTAAAGTTTACATTGGTGAATTGGATGTGACGGAAACTGAAAAGATTAAGCCATTCATCCAGGGTTTGCCAGAGGAATTCAAGGATATCGATATTTTGATCAACAATGCAGGTAAGGCCCTAGGTGTTGATCCAGTCGGTGCAATTGATTCAGAAGATATAAAAGGTATGATTGATACCAATGTCTTGGGTTTGATCAACGTTACCCAAGCTGTTTTGCCAATTTTCAAGGCCAAGAACTCTGGTGACATTGTTAACTTGGGATCTGTTGCCGGTAGAGAGGCATACCCTAACGGATCCATCTACTGTGCTACTAAACATGCTGTCAGAGCCTTCACACAATCTTTGAGAAAGGAATTGATCAACACTAAGATCAGAGTCATCGAAATTGCACCAGGTAACGTCGAGACTGAATTTTCATACGTTAGATATAAGGGTGATACTGATGCAGCCAAGAAGGTTTACAAGGGTACTACTCCTTTATACGCAGATGACATTGCTGATTTGATTGTTTACGCAACATCAAGAAAGCAAAATACCGTCATTGCTGATGTATTGGTGTTTGCTACAAACCAAGCATCTCCATACCACATTTACCGTGGTGAATGA
- the ILV1 gene encoding threonine ammonia-lyase ILV1: protein MLLSTLKLRGASMPLGAYRLAIRFNSSNAATTSGASPFSDNLQKMYSNLKDDERLADGSPDYVRLILRSSVYDVIEETAISHAVSLSSRLNTTVQLKREDLLPVFSFKLRGAYNMIATLDDAQKNAGVIACSAGNHAQGVAFSSKHMNIPATIVMPVSTPSIKYQNVSRLGAQVVLYGNDFDEAKLECSRLAEERGMTDIPPFDHPYVIAGQGTIAMEILRQVHKGSNIGAVFCAVGGGGLISGIGSYLKRIAPQIKIIGVETYDAPTLHTSLTNGKRTSLKSVGTFADGTSVRLIGEETFRVCQDVVDEVILVNTDEICAAVKDVFEDTRSIVEPSGALSVAGLKKYVTQLHPEIDHSKKTYVPILSGANMNFDRLRFVSERAVLGEGKEVFMLVTIPDIPGSFKKLQNVIHPRAVTEFSYRYNVHRHDSENDVPMACIYTSFNVVDREKEIKQVVQQLSALGFEAVDISDNEMAKSHGRYLVGGASEIPNERVIAFEFPERPGALTKFLSGLSASWNLTLFHYRNHGADIGKILAGISVPPSDNEIFQKFLDDLGYKYHEETDNMVYRKFLKY from the coding sequence ATGCTTTTGAGTACTTTGAAACTGCGTGGTGCTTCCATGCCACTAGGAGCCTATAGGCTCGCTATTCGGTTCAATAGCAGTAATGCTGCGACCACCAGTGGTGCTTCACCATTCTCAGATAATTTACAGAAGATGTACTCCAATCTAAAAGATGATGAGAGGCTGGCTGACGGTTCGCCAGATTACGTTCGGTTGATTCTACGGTCTAGCGTTTACGACGTTATTGAAGAGACTGCGATTTCGCATGCGGTTTCGTTATCGTCAAGACTAAATACCACGGTgcaattgaagagagaagaCTTGTTGCCCGTGTTTTCGTTCAAGTTGCGTGGTGCTTACAACATGATTGCCACGCTTGACGATGCGCAGAAGAATGCTGGTGTTATTGCATGTAGTGCGGGGAATCATGCACAGGGTGTTGCGTTTTCGAGTAAGCATATGAACATTCCTGCTACTATCGTGATGCCTGTGTCGACGCCATCTATCAAGTACCAGAATGTGTCTAGATTAGGAGCACAAGTTGTGCTTTATGGTAACGATTTCGATGAGGCTAAGCTGGAGTGTTCGAGATTGGCTGAAGAACGTGGGATGACCGATATCCCACCGTTTGACCATCCATACGTTATTGCTGGTCAAGGTACCATTGCGATGGAAATCTTGAGACAGGTGCACAAGGGCTCCAACATTGGCGCAGTGTTCTGCgctgttggtggtggtggtttGATCTCTGGTATCGGTTCATACTTGAAGAGAATTGCGCCTCAAATCAAGATCATCGGTGTTGAAACATACGACGCTCCTACACTACACACTTCTTTGACTAACGGCAAGCGTAcatctttgaaatctgTTGGAACCTTTGCGGATGGTACCTCAGTGCGCCTGATTGGTGAAGAAACCTTCAGAGTATGCCAAGATGTAGTCGATGAGGTCATCCTCGTGAACACGGACGAAATCTGTGCTGCAGTTAAGGACGTATTCGAAGACACCAGATCAATTGTAGAACCTAGTGGTGCTCTTTCGGTTGCCGGGTTGAAGAAATACGTGACACAGCTGCACCCAGAAATCGACCACTCCAAGAAAACTTACGTGCCAATCTTGTCTGGTGCCAACATGAACTTCGACCGTTTAAGATTTGTGTCTGAAAGAGCCGTGTTGGGTGAAGGTAAGGAAGTTTTCATGCTTGTTACTATCCCCGATATTCCAGGTTCCTTTAAGAAGCTACAAAACGTTATCCACCCAAGAGCAGTGACCGAGTTCTCGTACAGATACAACGTGCACCGTCATGACTCTGAAAACGACGTCCCTATGGCCTGCATATACACATCTTTCAACGTCGTTGACCGTGAAAAGGAAATCAAGCAAGTGGTGCAACAGCTAAGTGCGCTTGGCTTTGAAGCAGTTGATATTTCTGACAACGAAATGGCCAAGTCTCACGGGAGATACCTAGTCGGAGGCGCGTCAGAAATTCCTAACGAAAGAGTTATTGCATTTGAGTTCCCAGAAAGACCCGGTGCATTGACCAAGTTCCTCTCTGGTCTCAGCGCTTCCTGGAACTTGACTTTGTTCCACTACAGAAACCATGGCGCAGATATCGGTAAGATCTTGGCAGGTATCAGTGTCCCACCAAGCGACAACGAAATCTTCCAAAAATTCTTGGACGACTTAGGCTACAAATACCATGAAGAAACAGACAACATGGTCTATAgaaaattcttgaagtactAA
- a CDS encoding DUF1875 domain containing protein, with protein MAMIGGGLDDPLMRHLDDNVAYPKRLRTSLSKIMDKQLEYSNIGNVVPMGSRTRSRSRSGSISGESGCSQAPITAMLRSSSPVRMGSVSMTEHPPVQLPKMFKKEYLLKNNNSSQVIKNVPLGCKKDSVVKPIMLNPKQGHSRTTSTCSQMTNVTTKYVELDAPALGNRFPSSDSFASSSPTVTAELKLRLLADEETQLSGHSNKRQSILSNFMNDEQIWLNEKQDFQYPDDTYFDKERIDLTIKNLELRIDELKLDNDKLHLDNKNLKLENATLTKENESLAFQNKTLFNHMQSLPRISNTDFIIRKQGRADHDLPIPEKLLLQSDELVKIAVEGKIKELEKDLARYKCIRKAVESRLSPRKSRFKYLTGEQLDALVEDDSDEHDTSLNNNATATKASGDKKTQVISTVKLKLNVELPPEQRSELESESESASSPTRLQNGFNLRLKLASPAKNDENYNQL; from the coding sequence ATGGCGATGATTGGAGGTGGACTAGATGATCCACTGATGCGACATCTGGACGACAATGTGGCGTACCCTAAGCGTCTTAGGACCTCTTTGTCGAAGATAATGGATAAACAATTAGAATACAGTAACATTGGGAACGTTGTGCCCATGGGGTCTAGAACCAGGTCACGGTCTCGCTCGGGCTCAATTAGTGGGGAGAGTGGTTGCTCGCAAGCACCAATTACTGCAATGCTACGGTCGTCATCTCCAGTGAGGATGGGGTCTGTGTCCATGACAGAGCATCCTCCTGTTCAATTACCCaaaatgttcaagaaggaatacctattgaagaacaacaatAGCAGCCAAGTGATAAAGAACGTACCACTTGGATGCAAGAAGGACTCTGTCGTGAAGCCTATTATGTTGAATCCGAAACAGGGCCATTCGAGGACTACTTCAACTTGCTCTCAAATGACCAATGTGACGACCAAATATGTTGAACTTGACGCACCGGCATTGGGCAACAGATTTCCGTCGTCAGATTCATTTGCATCTAGCTCGCCAACAGTGACTGCTGAATTGAAACTACGGCTACTTGCAGACGAGGAAACTCAACTGTCGGGGCATAGCAATAAAAGGCAGAGTATACTCTCCAATTTTATGAATGATGAGCAAATTTGGTTGAATGAGAAGCAGGATTTCCAATATCCTGACGACACCTATTTCGATAAGGAAAGAATAGACCTAACTATAAAAAATCTTGAACTGCGGATAGACGAGTTGAAGCTGGATAATGACAAATTGCATTTAGATaacaagaacttgaagctgGAAAACGCAACTCTAACCAAAGAGAACGAAAGTCTTGctttccaaaacaaaacgCTGTTCAACCATATGCAATCTCTGCCTCGGATATCAAACACAGACTTTATTATACGCAAACAAGGACGGGCAGACCATGATCTACCCATTCCTGAGAAACTTTTGCTGCAATCAGACGAATTGGTAAAGATAGCTGTAGAAGGGAAAATAAAGGAACTCGAGAAGGATTTGGCAAGATACAAATGCATACGAAAGGCTGTGGAATCAAGATTGAGCCCAAGAAAGAGCAGATTTAAATACCTAACGGGAGAGCAACTAGATGCTTTGGTAGAAGACGATTCAGACGAACACGATACCTCCTTAAATAATAACGCTACGGCCACAAAAGCAAGCGGCGACAAAAAGACACAGGTGATATCAACGGTAAAGCTAAAACTCAATGTCGAGCTTCCACCTGAACAACGCTCTGAACTCGAATCGGAATCGGAATCCGCATCTAGTCCTACCAGGTTACAAAATGGCTTTAATTTACGCTTAAAATTAGCCTCGCCAGCAAAGAATGACGAAAACTATAATCAACTATAA